The DNA sequence GTACTGGCTTCCAATTACTGGCCCCTTCGCTCAAAAGTCAGCCTGCCAGGCTGGGGTGATTTCACGATTGAGGATCGCGGCGGCTCATCCTTCGATTCGAAGTACCGCATGGATATGCTGATCCCCCGAAACTCCGGCGAATCCGACTACCAGTATAAAACGAGAGTGAACAATATGGGCATCAAGTCCATCACAGGTTACATCAAACCCTACAAATAAAAAATAACAAATCGCACGGCTTACACCGTGTGATTTGTTATTTTTTGACACTTCCGGTAAAGTTTCCGTCACGTCAGATGATGGAAAGGTATACAAAACCGGTTAAGATCTGTTTTTGTTCAGTCCTCTGTTGCAAAATGTATCACACTGTTAACCGAAAAAAATAGTATAGATAGTACAAGTGACAACTCCTTCAGCTTGTCAAAATAATGGCAATCTACGGCCATTTGCGGGATTCTGTCCGAGAGAAAAAAGCTACGAATAAAACAGATTTAATGTTGAAATAATACAGTAAATATGAAAAGATGGTCGTAGAGAGTATCTCATATCAAGTTTGAAATTTGGAGGATGAAATGATTCGAGTTGCAGTAAATGGGTACGGACGAATCGGTCAGAATGTCGTGAGGATCCTGGCGGACCGTCCGAACAACAATGTGGAACTGGTCAGCATCAATGGGATGCCCAGTGCAGAACTGGCATTGGCCAAGCTGCGGTTTGACTCCATTTATGGAAGATTTCAGGGAGAAGCTTCTGTAGACGGAGAATATCTGGTCATCAACGGCCAAAAAGTGCTGATCACAAATTACCGGGAAGCAAATGAATTACCCTGGAAAGAACAGAACATCGACATTGTGATTGAGAGCACCGGCAAGTACCGGACCCGGGAACTGGCTCAGGCTCACCTGGATGCCGGCGCGAAAAAGGTGATCATTACCGCTCCCGCCAAGGATGAGGACATCACAATTGTCATGGGCGTCAATGAAGAAAATTATGATGACTCCCTCCATCACATCATTTCCAACGCATCCTGCACAACCAACTGCCTGGCTCCCTTTGCCAAGATCCTGGACCGGCATTTTGGCATCGAGCACGGCATGATGAGCACGGTTCACGCCTACACCAACGGCCAGAGCCTGACCGACCACAAGGCCAAGGATCCCAGAAGAGCCCGCGCCGCCGGTCTCAATATGATCCCCACCACCACCGGTGCTGCCCAGGCAGTTGCTAAGGTTCTGCCCCAGCTGCGCGGTAAATTCCGCGGTGTTGGAATCCGGGTGCCGATCCCGACGGTCTCCCTGGTAGACCTGGTGGTCACCACCCGCGAACCGGTTACGGCGGAAGAAGTAAATCGCGTGCTCCGCGAGGCGGCTGAAACCGAGCTCAAGGGCATCATGGATTACAACGAACTGCCGCTGGTATCCAGTGACTATGTAGCCGATCCTCACTCCAGCATCATTGACGGACTGAGCACGCTGGCTCTGGAAGACCACATGCTCAAGGTCTTTGCCTGGTATGACAACGAGTACGGCTACTCCTGCCGCGTTGTGGACCTGGTCGAATACGTCGGCAAGCGTCTGCCGCACCAGGCCTGATCCTTCGATTAATTAAGAGCAACGTATATCGAGGACAATGTTAATTTGCCAGAAAAGCCGCAGACACTCCGGATCCGGAGTGCCTGCGGTTTTTCTGTTTTCTTTTCATCTCTGCTGTTGTAAGCTGATATCGTCTGATCAAAGCTCTTAGCAACGTAATTATTTTTCCAATTTGAGGACTTCTTTCCAACACCTTTTCTTTGGTGTTCCAGAATCTTCCGCATTATTTAAACCTGTTTCGGTAAGGTTCAGAGGTTAGTTTTGATAATCTGTATTTTTTATATAAGCAGTACTCCTGCCAGCACCTACTTTAATGATGTATCCACTCTTCAATAAGTCAGAAAGGGAAAGTTCGACGGTAGACATACTAATATCCGGACATCTATTCAATATATCTTTTTTGGATAGCTTATGTAGTGTGCTATCGAACAATTGCTTTATCCGCTCCGGCTTCGAAATGGTGTTATTTTGCAAATGCCCTACTCTGGAGGAAAAATCATTATAGGCATTCAGAATAACTTCCAGGTAATATTTTACAAAGGGCAAATAGCTGTGTTTATTTTCAAGCCACCCATGTGAACTTTCTTCAAGTTTTTCATAATAGGTTTCTTTAGTTTTCTCAATGATCATTTCCAAGCTAATGTATTTCCCAACAATATAATCTGCGCGATAAAGTAATAAAAGCGTCAAAAGCCTACTCATCCTGCCATTTCCATCGTTAAAAGGGTGAATGCAAAGAAAGTCGAAAATAAACATTGCAATTAACAACAGAGGCTCATGTTCTTCTTTTTGGATCGCCTCAATAAATGCGCTTGAAAGTCTTTCCATGGCATCATACGTTTCAAAAGCAGTTAATGGCTGAAACTTAATCCGCTCTTGTCCGGCTTCTATTTCAACTATGACGTTGTCTGAATTTTTGAACTTTCCACCTATTGATGCTGGACTGAATTGATAAAGATCTCGATGTAATTGCAGAATGACGTTCACTGTTGGACTTATGTAATCGTAATTTTCATGAATAAGCTGAAGAACCTCACGATACCCCGCAATTTCAGATTCGGAACGATTCTTAGGTTCCGCTTTTTCTTTTACAATGGCATTAAGTCTGTTATCTGAAGTGTAAATGCCTTCGATTCGGTTTGATGCTCCGGTACTTTGAACCTTTGCTATTTCGAGCATTGCATTTAAAATATCTGGTTTCGCCTCGATAAAGAGTTTTTGTTTCCCCTTATTTTCGCGAATGGCTGAAACTAGATTAATGATTTGACTGCAAAGTAGTTCTTGAGGTAGCTTATTGTATACAAACGTGTGCATGATAACACCTTCTTTCTGCACAAATATTTTTCTTTCTGCATTATTTTATAATATTATTATGCAGTTTACAAGATAATTGTGCAGAAAGGCGTCTCCCAAATAGAGAGGAGCCTCAGGAAAAATCACTGCGATACTATATTGTTACGAGGCAATCCGGACCGGGAGTACGAGATATATTTCTTCATCCATGTCCTCCAGACGGAACACACCGGGAGAAATACTAATGGTCATACTCAAGGTCACACTTTCGGTTTCAATGCACTTGAGGACAGGTCCGGAATAACATGCCTGGGAGATTGCCTGGAACATGTCCTCCTCACAAAATGAGAAGTCCTGTTCCACATCCAGGCATTCAGGATCAACACTGTTTTCTCAAGTACTCGGCTGATTGTCTCCCAATTCGTTGATATAAAATAAATCCCGTTCACCTATTTTCCTTTTTCTTCTTTTCTTTCTTTTTTCATTTTATGGATAGCAAACGCCATTGATACTCCTCCTTTCACTGCGGCGCTTTTTTGACAACAAAAAAAGCACCTGCAATTGAGTGCGGTACTTTATTGAAAATTCTGATTTTATAGAATTATCATAGCATGTGAAATTGATGTTTGCATAAAAAATAATGGCAAGCATAAAGGAGGAAGATTGAAATAGCCTTCCTCTTTCATTGATTTACTCTATTCTAAACATCCTCATTCTTAAGACCATTCCGATCATTAAGATGAAACCGAGTAATCCCATTCCAGCTAAGGGGATACTGGATCCTTGTTCACCATTGGGGGCAAATCTCCTGGAATCGCTTCGATTGGAAGGTCCGCTTTCACGATCTCACCATTTTCTTGGTGCTTGGGATTCAAAATAGTATTTTCCATCAGGCAATTTTTCAAATGTCAATAATCTATTATCGTCTGTTAATCCTTCAAACACTTTCGTTCCATTTTCTATAAAGCTATCGTCTGATCAAAGCTCATTTCGTCTGACCGGAGGTGGTATCGTCTGACCGGAGGTGGTATCGTCTGACCAAAGCTGGTCTGAACAGCGATAAGACTGTAAGCTATTCAAGGAAATCGCTGGTATCGACCTCAGGATCGGCCAGATCCTTGAGCTCCGGTTCATTGAGCGTAACAGGATCCTTGCCCTTGGGGATCTTCAGAATCTGATATTTGGCAATGGCTCCCTGATTCTGGAGCTCGATGCGCTTGTTGACATGCTCGCGGACCAGCTTGTAGATCGCTGCCAGGGTGGGAACACCCAGGAAGGTTCCGACAAAGCCGAACAGCGCTCCGCCGACGGTGACAGCGAAGAAGACCCACAGCGGCGGAAGTTCCACCGATGCACCGACGATGCGGGGATAGATGAACATCCCGTCAATCTGCTGCATGACCACGATAAAGACGATGTAGAACAGCGCCTGAACCGGGTTTACGGTGAGAATCAGCAGGAAGCCCACGACTCCGCCCACAACGGCGCCGATCATGGGGATCAGGCTGCTAAGACCCGTCAGGGGTCCGATCACCGTAGCATAGGGGAAGCCCAGGAGAAGCATGAGCACGGTGGTCAGGATACCGATGACGATGGCTTCCGTAACCTGGCCCACGATATAGCTTCGGAAGGTCGAGCCGACCACGCCGATGAGATACTTCACTTTGGTGCGGCGCTGCGGTGTCATATAAGCTTCCATAATCCGATCCATCTGACCCAGCAGGGTTTCCTTGGAAATCAGCATGAAGATGGCGAAGGATAATCCCAGAATGGCTGTCAGGACGCCGCCCAGGACATCCGTCACGCTGCGAAACAATCCGCCCGCCAGGTTGCCCATATTGGACAAAAGCCCCTCGCTCCAGTTGCTGTTATTCTGGTTGAACCGTTCAATATATTCGGTGAGCCAGGAGATATCCCGGCTCTTAATCCAGTCAACGGCAGACTGATAGTACTGTGGAGCCTGTTTGGAAATAACCTGAATCGCCTGGATCGACTGGGGAATGACCAGAACCACCACCAATGCCAGAATTCCGACCAGGAGCAGCACCGACAGCAGCATCGAGACCGGACGCCGGATAGTTCGGATCAGGCGCGACTCCCCCACAAACACGTGCTTTTCCAGCCAGGTCAGGGGCAGATTCAGCGTGAAAGCCAGAAATAACCCAATCAGAACCGGTGCCATTATGCCAAACAAGTACCGTAAAAATACCAGGAATCCAGACAGGTTAGTGACTACAAAGTACACTCCGCCGGCCAGTATGATCAGGCGGGCAGCCTGGCGGTAGTCAAACGCGCGCGCCGGCGCATTCTGTTCATGTGTTGATTTGAATTGATCCATCGCATGCACCTCTCATCTCTTAGGTTCCATTGTACCAAAATTTTCCGAATTGCCCATGAACGCGAGATTAAAATTGCCTGTAACCGAGTGCCGGCCGGACAAGGCTCCGCTACCCGGCTGGCTAGGTTCATCCATCCGGTTGGCTAGGTTCCTCCATCCGGTTGGCTAGGTTCCTCCATCCGGTTGGCTAGGTTCCTCCATCCGGTTGGCTAGTGAGAGACTAAGCTCAATGAAAGCAGGCATCCCGCGGGATGCCTGCTCATAAGAATATTTCACCTGGTCTGGCGGCACCTGTCGTTAGACTCAGGCCGGGGCAGACCCGATCAGGAACGGGTCATGTACCAGTCATTGAGAGCCAGGGCAGCACTGGCCCCCTGGGCCGCCGCTATGATGATCTGCTTGTACTTCACCGTGGTGACATCTCCGGCGGCGTATACACCCGCCAGGCTGGTGGCGCCATTGGCATCCACGATGATCTCACCGCCCGGGGTCAGCTCCACCAGTCCGCGGAACAGGTCGGTGTTTGGTATGTTGCCGATTTCCACAAAAATCCCCTCGACTGGAATTTCGCTGACTGCACCGGTGGCTTTGTCCGTGACCGTCACCGATTCCACGCCCATATCGCCATTGATGGATTGAATCTGAGTTTCCAGGTGAGCCTTGATATTAGGGATTCGCACCATCTGATCCAGCAGAATCTGATCCGCCCGGAATCTGCTCCGATGAACCAGGTTCACTTCCGAACAGATTTTGGACAAATCAATGGCTGCTTCTACGGCCGAATTGCCGCCGCCGGCCACCATGACTTTTTTCCCGCGATACAGAGGACCGTCGCAGATGGCGCAGTAGGTGACGCCTCGTCCATACAGTTCCTTCTCACCGGGGACTCCCAGTTTGCGCTTGGAAGCGCCGGTTGCCAGAATCAGGGAGTTGGCCCGATAGGTCTGCTCATCCTCAGCCAGGACCTCAAACTGACCCTCCGCTGTCTTTTTGACCTCTGTAACACCGTAATACTTCAGAATCGGAACTTCCAGCTCCGCCACATGACGCTCAAACTCTTCCACCAGACTCAATCCGCTGATCCCGGTGAACCCCAGGTAGTTCTCTACCGAGGAGGTGTCCGCCACCTGACCTCCCGCCTGACGGCCGATCATGCCGACTTCCAGTCCTTTGCGGCGCAGGTACAGCGCAGCGTTCAATCCAGCCGGTCCTGTTCCGATAATCAGCGTATCATAGGTTTTCGTCGGATCCATTTCCACTTCTTTCGTCATTGGTGCCTTGCTTAAATTAAATTCCATGTTTAACCTCTTCTCCTGATAATGCATATGTTTTCTTGTTGCGTCGGTTCATTCGACTGCGCGAGCAGTTTGATGCTCCGTTGACCAGTTATTGCCGGCCGCCAGCCGATCTCTCCAAGAGCGACCAAACCCCGTCAGGACTCCTCATTGACGATCTTTGACACCGAGGACTCCGACAATCCGCCGAACACCTCGCCGATTTGCCGCAGCGACAGGGTCGAGCAGGCTTTCATGCTTCGAATCATCTCATTGCGCCGGGCTTTGTCCTTCTTCAAGAGCGGCAGGGTCAGCTCCAGCTCTGTCAGCTGACGGTCCAGTCTTGCCCGGGCTTCCGCCACCGTCTCGATTCGCTCCTGGCAGCCCCTCTGGTAGGTTCTCTCCAGGTCTCCGGGCAGGCTCTCGAAACTGGTCGTGTCCAGAACTGTCATCTGACTCAGCTGCTGAACCAGGTCCTGGCAGGATTGGACTGAGCCGACTGTTTCCAACGACGCATCCGGCTCAACGCTTCCTCGAGTCGGGTCGACAGCCGTTGAGAGCAGTTCACTTCGAAACCGGTCACGAAACAGGCAGCCGTCACAGTTCTTATAGAGGGAATACCGAATGTTGATTTCCTTCATC is a window from the Clostridiaceae bacterium HFYG-1003 genome containing:
- the gap gene encoding type I glyceraldehyde-3-phosphate dehydrogenase — translated: MIRVAVNGYGRIGQNVVRILADRPNNNVELVSINGMPSAELALAKLRFDSIYGRFQGEASVDGEYLVINGQKVLITNYREANELPWKEQNIDIVIESTGKYRTRELAQAHLDAGAKKVIITAPAKDEDITIVMGVNEENYDDSLHHIISNASCTTNCLAPFAKILDRHFGIEHGMMSTVHAYTNGQSLTDHKAKDPRRARAAGLNMIPTTTGAAQAVAKVLPQLRGKFRGVGIRVPIPTVSLVDLVVTTREPVTAEEVNRVLREAAETELKGIMDYNELPLVSSDYVADPHSSIIDGLSTLALEDHMLKVFAWYDNEYGYSCRVVDLVEYVGKRLPHQA
- a CDS encoding Fic family protein — protein: MHTFVYNKLPQELLCSQIINLVSAIRENKGKQKLFIEAKPDILNAMLEIAKVQSTGASNRIEGIYTSDNRLNAIVKEKAEPKNRSESEIAGYREVLQLIHENYDYISPTVNVILQLHRDLYQFSPASIGGKFKNSDNVIVEIEAGQERIKFQPLTAFETYDAMERLSSAFIEAIQKEEHEPLLLIAMFIFDFLCIHPFNDGNGRMSRLLTLLLLYRADYIVGKYISLEMIIEKTKETYYEKLEESSHGWLENKHSYLPFVKYYLEVILNAYNDFSSRVGHLQNNTISKPERIKQLFDSTLHKLSKKDILNRCPDISMSTVELSLSDLLKSGYIIKVGAGRSTAYIKNTDYQN
- a CDS encoding AI-2E family transporter, which gives rise to MDQFKSTHEQNAPARAFDYRQAARLIILAGGVYFVVTNLSGFLVFLRYLFGIMAPVLIGLFLAFTLNLPLTWLEKHVFVGESRLIRTIRRPVSMLLSVLLLVGILALVVVLVIPQSIQAIQVISKQAPQYYQSAVDWIKSRDISWLTEYIERFNQNNSNWSEGLLSNMGNLAGGLFRSVTDVLGGVLTAILGLSFAIFMLISKETLLGQMDRIMEAYMTPQRRTKVKYLIGVVGSTFRSYIVGQVTEAIVIGILTTVLMLLLGFPYATVIGPLTGLSSLIPMIGAVVGGVVGFLLILTVNPVQALFYIVFIVVMQQIDGMFIYPRIVGASVELPPLWVFFAVTVGGALFGFVGTFLGVPTLAAIYKLVREHVNKRIELQNQGAIAKYQILKIPKGKDPVTLNEPELKDLADPEVDTSDFLE
- a CDS encoding FAD-dependent oxidoreductase, with the translated sequence MEFNLSKAPMTKEVEMDPTKTYDTLIIGTGPAGLNAALYLRRKGLEVGMIGRQAGGQVADTSSVENYLGFTGISGLSLVEEFERHVAELEVPILKYYGVTEVKKTAEGQFEVLAEDEQTYRANSLILATGASKRKLGVPGEKELYGRGVTYCAICDGPLYRGKKVMVAGGGNSAVEAAIDLSKICSEVNLVHRSRFRADQILLDQMVRIPNIKAHLETQIQSINGDMGVESVTVTDKATGAVSEIPVEGIFVEIGNIPNTDLFRGLVELTPGGEIIVDANGATSLAGVYAAGDVTTVKYKQIIIAAAQGASAALALNDWYMTRS